A window of Nitrosopumilus sp. b3 contains these coding sequences:
- a CDS encoding ferritin: protein MKLSPKMKKALNDQITLEASASNNYLAMASWCEVTGYQGAANYFYAQSDEERTHMLKFVHFLNELGATATIPAIKAPVCSYKSLEGLIKTALKSEQTVTVAIHKMVEIAQKEKDHSTYAFLEWFVNEQVQEETKFETILQKFDLLGRDKLGINEIDKYLASEATVESDPAA from the coding sequence ATGAAACTTTCACCTAAAATGAAAAAAGCACTAAATGATCAGATAACCCTTGAGGCTTCAGCATCAAATAACTATCTTGCTATGGCATCATGGTGTGAAGTAACTGGTTATCAAGGAGCTGCAAATTACTTTTATGCACAATCAGACGAGGAGCGAACACACATGCTCAAATTTGTTCATTTTCTTAATGAACTTGGGGCAACTGCAACAATTCCTGCAATCAAAGCACCTGTTTGTTCATACAAATCACTAGAAGGACTAATCAAAACTGCACTGAAAAGCGAGCAAACAGTAACTGTAGCAATTCACAAAATGGTGGAGATTGCACAAAAAGAAAAAGATCATTCTACATATGCATTTCTAGAATGGTTTGTAAATGAACAAGTTCAGGAAGAAACAAAATTTGAAACAATTCTACAAAAGTTTGATCTTCTTGGAAGAGACAAATTAGGAATTAATGAAATTGACAAATATCTTGCATCAGAAGCAACAGTAGAATCTGATCCTGCAGCATAA